A genomic segment from Pseudomonas sessilinigenes encodes:
- a CDS encoding acetoacetate decarboxylase (ADC) — MAGALLAPLAHPALAGSPDAPVPAGTTTIDIAGHSVPVLKGGLYERYRSNPPLSVIEAEAPGLDLSWFKQLPKTRVDMGFESYSPNFYYKNSRITAVYTADLARLRELMPAQVLEQVQPLQVWPGRGLVAFTAYTYDYCDNDSYNEVALSIITNKPGQSNLGPLTLVGQAISKDFWGYVLKLPVNTELARVRGVVGYNLPKWLTDISRREEGASLSYDIIDSQTGNVDVIFKAKKLDDLSHDVGMVTNSFTNLDHNGQLTYGYATSRQTRHASSSSADAARLILGDGSLSTYIRSLQLGKLVKYEYVPEFQSALYAPKPLASLKDVH; from the coding sequence ATGGCTGGTGCCCTCCTGGCCCCTTTGGCACATCCCGCCCTGGCCGGCTCACCAGACGCTCCCGTCCCCGCCGGTACTACAACGATCGACATTGCCGGCCACTCGGTGCCGGTCCTCAAGGGCGGCCTGTACGAGCGCTATCGCTCCAACCCGCCGCTGTCGGTGATCGAGGCCGAGGCGCCAGGGCTCGACTTGAGCTGGTTCAAGCAACTGCCCAAGACCCGGGTAGACATGGGGTTCGAGTCGTACTCGCCGAACTTCTACTACAAGAACAGCCGGATCACCGCGGTCTACACCGCAGACCTTGCGCGGCTGCGCGAGTTGATGCCGGCCCAGGTACTGGAACAGGTGCAGCCGCTGCAGGTATGGCCTGGACGCGGCCTGGTGGCCTTCACGGCCTATACCTACGACTACTGCGACAACGACAGCTACAACGAGGTGGCGCTATCGATCATCACCAACAAGCCGGGGCAATCCAACCTTGGCCCGCTGACCCTGGTCGGCCAGGCCATATCGAAGGACTTCTGGGGCTATGTCCTCAAGTTGCCGGTCAATACCGAGCTGGCCAGGGTCCGGGGTGTCGTGGGCTACAACCTGCCCAAGTGGCTGACCGACATCAGCCGTCGCGAGGAAGGCGCCAGCCTCTCCTACGACATCATCGATAGCCAGACCGGCAACGTGGACGTGATCTTCAAGGCGAAAAAACTCGATGACCTCTCCCACGACGTGGGCATGGTGACCAACAGCTTCACCAACCTGGACCATAACGGCCAGCTGACCTACGGCTATGCCACGTCCCGGCAGACCCGCCACGCCTCCAGCTCCAGTGCCGATGCTGCACGCCTGATACTCGGTGACGGCAGCCTGTCGACCTACATCCGCTCATTGCAGTTGGGCAAGCTGGTGAAGTACGAGTACGTCCCTGAATTCCAGAGCGCGCTCTATGCACCCAAGCCCCTGGCCAGCCTGAAAGACGTTCACTGA
- a CDS encoding type 1 glutamine amidotransferase domain-containing protein, protein MTPRILHVVTNVAHYADPDQPTGLWLGELTHAWQVFAARGYEQCLVSPAGGASPLEPRALKWPLLDSTAKSWLADPASMARLASTAHPDELAAADFAAIYFTGGHGVMWDFPDSAGLQRLTREIFEQGGVVSSVCHGYCGLLNTRLSDGRLLVEGRRLTGYAWIEEVLAGVAGKVPYNVEEQMRRRGAHYEKGWLPFTSKVVSDGRLVTGQNPQSARATAMQVVALLKAIAAGTGDLRKDA, encoded by the coding sequence ATGACCCCGCGCATATTGCATGTGGTGACCAATGTCGCTCACTACGCCGATCCCGACCAACCAACCGGCCTGTGGCTGGGAGAGTTGACCCATGCCTGGCAGGTATTTGCTGCCAGGGGGTACGAGCAGTGCCTGGTAAGCCCGGCGGGTGGGGCATCCCCTTTGGAACCCCGGGCACTCAAGTGGCCGCTTTTGGACAGCACGGCCAAGTCCTGGTTGGCAGACCCGGCGAGCATGGCGCGCCTGGCCAGTACCGCACACCCGGACGAGCTGGCAGCAGCGGATTTCGCTGCGATCTATTTCACCGGTGGTCATGGCGTGATGTGGGATTTCCCCGACTCCGCGGGCTTGCAGCGCCTGACTCGCGAGATCTTCGAGCAGGGCGGGGTGGTGTCGTCGGTGTGCCATGGCTATTGCGGATTACTCAATACTCGCTTGAGCGATGGGCGCTTGCTGGTCGAGGGACGCCGGCTGACCGGATATGCCTGGATCGAGGAGGTACTGGCGGGGGTGGCGGGCAAAGTGCCCTACAACGTCGAGGAGCAGATGCGCCGCCGGGGAGCGCACTATGAGAAAGGCTGGCTGCCGTTCACCTCGAAGGTCGTGAGCGATGGCCGCCTGGTGACGGGGCAAAACCCACAGTCGGCCAGGGCCACGGCCATGCAGGTCGTGGCCTTGCTGAAGGCTATCGCCGCTGGCACCGGCGACCTTCGAAAAGACGCATGA
- a CDS encoding helix-turn-helix domain-containing protein: MKNKTSRAPVAPHMLNPEMLGIRLRTARKQRGWTLAQVAERSNVSITTISRAERGQLALGYENVAALAQALQLDMGTLFSHDYEQPPAEQGPVITRSGEGVAYRGLSFTYEFLATAAKGKPINPVLGTIHARRINSPEDFSRHAGVEFVYVISGRIEVHFETGEVAALDKGDSLYFDSRIGHAYICVSKQLAKVIGVITAESDQILLARQGHDLPGH, from the coding sequence GTGAAGAACAAGACCTCCCGAGCTCCAGTAGCTCCGCACATGCTGAACCCCGAGATGCTTGGCATACGCTTGCGCACGGCTCGCAAGCAGCGTGGCTGGACCCTGGCCCAGGTCGCCGAGCGCTCCAATGTCTCGATTACCACCATCTCTCGGGCCGAGCGCGGGCAGTTGGCCTTGGGTTATGAGAATGTCGCCGCATTGGCCCAGGCCCTGCAGTTGGACATGGGCACCTTGTTCTCCCATGACTACGAGCAGCCACCGGCCGAACAGGGGCCGGTCATTACCCGTTCTGGAGAGGGGGTCGCCTATCGTGGCCTGTCCTTTACCTACGAGTTCCTCGCCACTGCCGCCAAGGGCAAGCCCATCAACCCGGTGTTGGGCACCATCCATGCGCGCCGGATCAACAGCCCCGAGGATTTCTCCCGGCATGCCGGCGTAGAGTTCGTCTATGTGATTTCAGGCCGGATCGAGGTGCATTTCGAAACCGGCGAAGTAGCGGCCCTGGACAAGGGCGACTCGCTGTACTTCGACAGTCGCATCGGCCATGCCTACATCTGTGTCAGCAAGCAGTTGGCCAAGGTCATCGGGGTGATCACCGCCGAAAGCGACCAGATCCTGCTTGCCCGGCAAGGGCACGACCTGCCGGGGCATTGA
- a CDS encoding amino acid permease: MANKLLSSRQISFMALGMSIGVGLFLGSASAIKSAGPSVLLAYILSGGIIYLIMRALGEMTVHNPVSGSFAAYAHEYLGPYAGFLSSWNYWILMVGVGVAESTAVGIYMKTWFPEVPQWLWVGASIASICALNLLAVRAFGEVEFWFALIKVATILALVAGGCMMIVFGWGNDGVPLGLSNLWQHGGWFPNGASGLLVALPIVAYAFAGAEMIGIAAAESDNPRKTIPRAINSVVWRILLFYVAAIAVILAIYPWNQIGTQGSPFVTTFERLGIRQAAGIINFVVITAALSSFNCILFSGARILKKLADEGQAPRLFQKVRANGIPARAVFATVACMTFGVVLNYVVPDQAFGYMMSLLAFNVASTWGMIAATYLAFQKRGKREGWVCEFPLPLSRVAPAACLLFVGFVVFMLGYESETRVSLYAGAVWTLSISILYVLNCRGMKARAVSAQA; this comes from the coding sequence ATGGCAAACAAACTCCTGAGCTCGCGCCAGATATCGTTCATGGCTCTGGGCATGTCCATCGGCGTAGGGCTCTTCCTGGGCTCGGCCTCGGCCATCAAGTCCGCGGGCCCCTCGGTCCTCCTGGCTTACATCCTCAGCGGAGGGATCATCTATCTGATCATGCGGGCACTGGGCGAAATGACCGTGCACAACCCGGTATCCGGCTCCTTTGCCGCTTATGCCCATGAATACCTGGGGCCTTATGCCGGGTTCCTCTCCAGTTGGAACTACTGGATCCTGATGGTTGGGGTTGGGGTCGCGGAGTCCACGGCGGTGGGCATCTACATGAAGACCTGGTTCCCCGAGGTGCCGCAGTGGCTGTGGGTCGGCGCCTCGATCGCTTCGATCTGTGCGCTGAATCTGCTGGCAGTGCGGGCCTTCGGTGAAGTCGAGTTCTGGTTCGCCCTGATCAAGGTCGCGACCATCCTCGCCCTTGTCGCCGGTGGCTGCATGATGATCGTCTTCGGTTGGGGCAACGACGGCGTGCCCCTGGGGCTGTCGAACCTATGGCAACACGGCGGCTGGTTTCCCAACGGCGCGAGCGGCTTGCTGGTGGCGCTGCCCATCGTCGCCTATGCTTTTGCCGGCGCGGAGATGATCGGTATCGCCGCCGCCGAATCGGACAATCCGCGCAAGACCATTCCACGAGCCATCAACTCGGTGGTGTGGCGCATCCTGCTGTTCTACGTGGCGGCGATCGCAGTGATCCTGGCGATCTATCCGTGGAATCAGATCGGTACCCAAGGTAGCCCGTTCGTCACGACCTTCGAGCGCCTGGGCATTCGCCAGGCGGCGGGCATCATCAATTTCGTGGTGATCACCGCCGCGTTGTCCAGCTTCAACTGCATCCTGTTCAGCGGTGCGCGCATCCTCAAGAAGCTGGCCGACGAAGGGCAGGCGCCGCGCCTGTTCCAGAAGGTCCGGGCCAATGGCATCCCGGCGCGTGCGGTCTTCGCCACCGTGGCCTGCATGACTTTTGGCGTGGTGCTCAACTATGTGGTACCCGACCAGGCGTTCGGCTACATGATGTCGCTGCTGGCATTCAACGTGGCCTCGACCTGGGGCATGATCGCCGCGACCTACCTGGCGTTCCAGAAGCGCGGCAAGCGCGAAGGCTGGGTCTGCGAGTTTCCCCTGCCGTTGTCCCGGGTAGCGCCGGCTGCTTGTCTGCTGTTCGTCGGCTTCGTCGTGTTCATGCTGGGCTACGAATCCGAGACTCGGGTTTCGCTGTATGCCGGGGCCGTCTGGACGCTGTCGATCTCGATCCTCTATGTCTTGAACTGCCGCGGCATGAAAGCGCGGGCCGTCTCTGCCCAAGCCTAA
- a CDS encoding FAD-dependent oxidoreductase — MHIIVVGAGVTGAATALALIGEGHSVEIIEAAPAPATGASFANAGLVSPGHCFSWAEPGVVSVALKSLLGFGDGFGIHGPWTGALARWATLFAREARPERWLANSRAALALAGYSRDLQFSANLVLPKSYGGRQDGILYLYGQGQEPGPQDASLLQEAGESFRELDAAMLLEREPLLRSARVTFAKGVYCPGDGTGDAARYTAAALEQAVAQGAVVRFAEKVLGFDISHGVARAVHTNHGERRGDAIVVSAGLASRRLLAPIGLHLPIHPVTGYSISYRQGGQARPSVGAVSIAHKVAWAAFDDTLRFTGFADVGIPSDSTVAKRFAALQRFAAQVCPDIEALAPQKWVGQRPMTPDNLPFLGTSPVRNLLLNCGHGAMGWTMACGSARIVSDLIAVRRPALDLQPYQWDRYRLLGRRPRQPRSSSR, encoded by the coding sequence ATGCATATCATCGTTGTAGGCGCCGGTGTCACCGGGGCCGCCACCGCACTGGCGCTGATTGGCGAGGGCCATAGCGTGGAGATCATCGAGGCCGCGCCAGCCCCCGCGACCGGTGCCAGCTTCGCCAATGCCGGCCTGGTATCCCCCGGCCACTGCTTTAGTTGGGCCGAGCCGGGTGTGGTGAGCGTCGCGTTGAAGTCCCTCCTGGGCTTTGGCGACGGTTTTGGCATTCATGGTCCCTGGACCGGCGCCCTTGCAAGATGGGCGACCCTGTTCGCCCGCGAGGCGAGGCCTGAACGCTGGCTGGCCAATTCCAGGGCTGCTTTGGCCCTGGCCGGTTACTCTCGTGACTTGCAGTTCAGTGCGAACCTAGTCCTACCCAAAAGCTACGGCGGTCGACAGGACGGCATTCTTTATCTGTACGGCCAGGGGCAGGAGCCCGGTCCCCAGGACGCCAGCTTGCTGCAAGAGGCAGGAGAGTCGTTCCGCGAACTGGATGCCGCCATGCTACTGGAACGCGAGCCGTTGTTGCGCAGTGCGCGGGTGACCTTCGCCAAGGGTGTCTATTGTCCGGGAGACGGCACCGGGGATGCGGCGCGCTATACCGCGGCGGCACTCGAGCAGGCCGTGGCGCAGGGCGCGGTAGTGCGTTTTGCCGAGAAGGTGTTGGGGTTCGACATTAGCCATGGCGTCGCCAGGGCCGTGCACACCAACCACGGCGAGAGGCGCGGCGATGCGATTGTCGTCAGCGCCGGCCTGGCTTCGCGTAGGTTATTGGCGCCCATCGGCTTGCACCTGCCGATCCATCCCGTCACCGGCTATTCGATTTCCTATCGGCAAGGTGGCCAAGCGCGACCGAGCGTGGGGGCGGTATCGATTGCGCACAAGGTGGCCTGGGCCGCGTTTGACGACACACTGCGTTTCACTGGTTTCGCCGATGTGGGGATTCCCAGCGATTCGACGGTGGCCAAGCGCTTTGCCGCACTGCAACGCTTCGCCGCCCAGGTTTGCCCGGATATCGAGGCCCTGGCGCCGCAGAAGTGGGTCGGGCAGCGCCCGATGACCCCGGACAACCTGCCGTTCCTTGGCACCAGTCCGGTCCGCAACCTGCTGCTCAATTGTGGCCATGGCGCCATGGGCTGGACCATGGCCTGCGGTTCGGCACGGATCGTCAGCGACTTGATCGCCGTACGCCGGCCAGCCCTCGACCTGCAACCCTACCAGTGGGATCGCTACAGGTTGCTGGGCCGACGTCCGCGTCAGCCGCGGTCCAGTTCCAGGTAG
- a CDS encoding isocitrate lyase/PEP mutase family protein — protein sequence MKSTKKLRDLLALGECLVAPGAYDGLTARLVELAGFSAVYASGGAIARSAALPDIGLLSFSEVLERVEKIVDGCALPVIADADTGFGGTANVARTVRAFERAGVAALHLEDQSFPKRCGHLDDKSLIDSAQMCSKIRVARQALDDPDLLLIARTDAIAVEGFEAALERAQRYIDAGADMIFVEAPETVEQIRQIAARIPGPKLINMFHGGKTPMMPAAELAALGYQLIIIPSDLQRAAIHATQQVLAQIRSTGDSSALASRLTSFKEREEIVRTRHYLELDRG from the coding sequence ATGAAAAGCACGAAGAAACTGCGTGACCTGCTAGCCCTTGGCGAATGCCTGGTCGCTCCGGGTGCCTATGACGGGCTTACGGCCCGGTTGGTGGAGTTGGCCGGGTTCTCGGCGGTCTATGCCAGTGGCGGCGCCATTGCCCGTTCCGCAGCCCTGCCGGACATCGGCCTGCTGAGTTTCAGTGAAGTCCTGGAGCGCGTCGAAAAGATCGTCGACGGCTGCGCCCTGCCGGTGATCGCCGATGCCGACACTGGGTTCGGTGGCACCGCCAATGTCGCCAGGACCGTAAGGGCCTTCGAACGCGCGGGCGTGGCGGCGTTGCACCTTGAAGACCAGTCGTTTCCCAAGCGCTGTGGGCACCTGGACGACAAATCCCTGATCGACAGCGCGCAGATGTGCAGCAAGATCCGTGTGGCTCGCCAGGCCCTGGACGATCCGGACCTCTTGCTGATCGCCCGTACCGATGCCATTGCCGTGGAAGGGTTCGAAGCGGCACTGGAGCGCGCGCAGCGCTATATCGACGCCGGTGCGGACATGATCTTCGTCGAGGCGCCCGAGACCGTCGAGCAGATCCGGCAGATCGCCGCACGCATCCCCGGCCCCAAGCTGATCAACATGTTCCATGGCGGCAAGACGCCCATGATGCCGGCCGCGGAGCTGGCAGCACTGGGCTATCAGCTCATCATCATTCCTTCCGACCTGCAGCGCGCAGCGATCCATGCGACGCAGCAGGTGCTGGCGCAGATCCGCAGCACCGGCGACAGCTCGGCCCTGGCCAGCCGGCTCACCAGCTTCAAGGAACGCGAGGAGATTGTGCGCACCCGCCACTACCTGGAACTGGACCGCGGCTGA